A section of the Rhodobacteraceae bacterium LMO-JJ12 genome encodes:
- a CDS encoding M23 family metallopeptidase yields the protein MKIRTVLAAVAVAGAFSVTAIAISGVLSKEPVPPAIAEATLWTPNPLAPPRITETNSVRPTLAQADIAFEFRPRPLLTVSPADTSLPSIEPPLVTWSREIASGETLDAVLSDAGLDASDRAEIALAIGTEYDLRRLRPGHIITVVSTTDDNPRRVELAVEDGVRIEAVFGEQLAARVLDPDPELVTFAGEAVIESSIFAALNTADIPARFAVDLAQMLGGTVDFRRDLAGGETMRLLWREARDGNKRIGQPELAFAALDIDGSVYEIVWPNDGSGQATIYVDGEVLRVFAQPVEGARLSSVFGRRTHPVYGNVRMHTGVDFAAARGTPVQATAPGRVSFIGRRGGYGRVVEIAHGSDTLTRYAHLSAVPDGLTQGQRVMAGDMIGRVGATGTATGPNLHYEVLVDGRPTDPLSDDRLAEAAEREADDTAALERLREARSLLAERLASEFAQTTTERL from the coding sequence ATGAAGATAAGAACTGTCTTGGCGGCCGTTGCGGTCGCAGGCGCATTTTCGGTGACCGCCATCGCCATCTCTGGCGTTCTGTCCAAAGAACCGGTGCCCCCTGCGATTGCTGAAGCGACCCTCTGGACTCCCAATCCGCTTGCGCCGCCTCGGATTACCGAAACCAATTCGGTCCGCCCTACACTCGCCCAGGCGGATATCGCATTCGAGTTCAGACCCCGGCCGCTCCTGACCGTTTCCCCCGCTGATACCTCCTTGCCATCTATCGAGCCCCCGCTGGTCACCTGGTCGCGGGAGATTGCGTCCGGCGAGACGCTTGATGCGGTCCTTTCCGATGCGGGGCTGGATGCTTCGGATCGCGCCGAAATCGCCTTGGCGATTGGCACGGAATACGATCTGCGCCGTCTGCGTCCGGGTCACATCATTACGGTGGTTTCCACAACGGACGACAACCCGCGTCGTGTAGAGCTCGCCGTCGAAGACGGTGTCCGGATAGAGGCGGTCTTCGGCGAACAGCTTGCCGCCCGCGTGTTGGACCCGGATCCCGAATTGGTGACTTTCGCCGGCGAGGCGGTGATCGAGAGCTCGATTTTCGCCGCCCTGAACACGGCAGACATCCCCGCCCGTTTTGCGGTGGACCTGGCGCAGATGCTGGGCGGCACCGTGGATTTCCGTCGTGATCTTGCGGGTGGCGAGACGATGCGCCTCCTTTGGCGCGAGGCCCGAGACGGGAACAAGAGGATTGGTCAGCCCGAGCTTGCCTTTGCCGCACTGGATATCGATGGCTCGGTCTATGAAATCGTCTGGCCGAACGACGGCAGCGGCCAAGCGACGATCTATGTCGACGGAGAAGTCCTGCGCGTGTTTGCGCAACCGGTCGAAGGTGCACGGCTGAGTTCTGTGTTCGGGCGCCGCACCCATCCGGTCTACGGCAATGTACGGATGCACACAGGAGTCGACTTCGCGGCGGCGCGCGGCACGCCGGTACAGGCGACGGCGCCGGGCCGCGTTAGCTTCATCGGCCGACGCGGTGGGTATGGCCGGGTCGTCGAGATCGCTCATGGCTCCGACACCCTGACGCGCTATGCGCATCTGAGCGCCGTACCGGACGGGCTCACACAAGGGCAACGCGTGATGGCCGGAGATATGATCGGGCGGGTCGGTGCGACGGGTACCGCGACAGGCCCCAACCTACATTACGAAGTGCTGGTGGACGGTCGCCCAACCGACCCTCTCTCTGACGACCGATTGGCAGAGGCGGCCGAGCGTGAAGCGGACGACACGGCCGCGCTTGAGCGACTGCGTGAGGCGCGTTCACTTCTTGCTGAGAGGCTCGCCAGCGAATTTGCACAGACGACAACCGAAAGGCTTTGA
- a CDS encoding DUF411 domain-containing protein, with protein MKRFTPALAIAFALLPAAQAVAEAIQIDVRKTNGCGCCLSWMKHLEENGFAPMGEDMFGGSLVRFKLDNGVPQRMVSCHTALVDGYVIEGHVPAADIQRLLEDRPDAVGLAVPGMPYGSPGMGPEDDREAYDVFLIHEDGSTEVYTSYSAPD; from the coding sequence ATGAAACGATTTACTCCCGCCCTTGCCATCGCATTTGCCTTGCTTCCTGCGGCGCAGGCCGTCGCAGAGGCGATTCAGATCGACGTCCGGAAGACAAACGGCTGCGGCTGTTGCCTGTCCTGGATGAAGCACCTCGAGGAGAATGGCTTCGCGCCGATGGGCGAGGACATGTTCGGAGGATCTCTTGTGCGCTTCAAACTCGACAATGGCGTGCCGCAGCGCATGGTCTCCTGCCATACGGCTTTGGTCGACGGCTATGTGATCGAGGGCCACGTGCCGGCGGCTGACATCCAACGCCTGCTGGAGGACCGGCCAGACGCGGTAGGCCTGGCGGTGCCGGGAATGCCCTACGGGTCGCCCGGCATGGGACCGGAGGACGACCGGGAGGCTTACGATGTCTTCCTGATCCACGAAGACGGATCGACCGAGGTCTACACCAGCTACTCGGCTCCTGACTGA
- a CDS encoding ZIP family metal transporter — MEPLSPIALGFLGSLAAGSLTAVGAVPVLFGRIPSRATRDLLLGFAAGVMLAASFFSLIIPALDAAEGQFDNGALPAAIVCVAILLGMGAVALMNERLPHEHFKTGREGPDAASLRRVWLFIIAITIHNFPEGLAVGVGFGVDGLSGGLPLAIGIGLQNAPEGLAVAVSLLGEGYSRLRAWGIAALTGLVEPVGGLLGAGIISLSQPLLPWGLAFAAGAMLYVISHEIIPETHRSGHQNRATLGLAVGLVIMLFLDVWLG; from the coding sequence TTGGAACCCCTCTCCCCCATAGCGCTTGGCTTTCTTGGAAGCCTGGCCGCCGGATCGCTGACCGCGGTCGGGGCGGTCCCCGTTCTTTTTGGGCGCATCCCGTCCCGGGCCACGCGCGATCTGCTGCTTGGCTTCGCGGCGGGTGTCATGCTCGCGGCTTCGTTCTTCTCGCTGATCATCCCGGCTCTCGACGCAGCTGAAGGACAGTTCGACAACGGTGCTCTCCCGGCGGCCATCGTATGTGTTGCGATCCTGCTTGGCATGGGCGCGGTCGCTCTGATGAACGAACGGCTACCGCATGAACATTTCAAGACGGGGCGGGAAGGTCCCGACGCCGCATCGCTGCGGCGCGTCTGGCTTTTCATCATCGCGATCACTATCCACAATTTTCCCGAAGGGCTTGCCGTCGGCGTCGGGTTCGGGGTTGACGGTTTGTCGGGCGGGTTGCCACTTGCGATCGGTATTGGATTACAGAATGCCCCCGAAGGTCTGGCGGTGGCGGTTTCGTTGCTCGGCGAGGGCTATTCCAGGCTTCGCGCCTGGGGCATCGCCGCTCTGACCGGTCTCGTCGAGCCCGTCGGTGGACTTCTCGGCGCAGGGATTATCAGTCTTTCGCAACCGCTGCTGCCCTGGGGTCTCGCCTTCGCAGCAGGTGCGATGCTCTACGTCATCAGCCACGAGATCATTCCGGAAACCCACCGATCCGGCCATCAGAACAGGGCGACGCTCGGCCTCGCCGTTGGTCTTGTGATCATGTTGTTCCTCGACGTCTGGCTGGGATAA
- the lspA gene encoding signal peptidase II, translated as MRTCLFVGLLAALIAFLVDQATKAIVVSNATVLSSGVSVFPGFNLIYLRNDGVTFGLLGGAPWWSLVLLALGICVWLAFMLVRTSSRVEAIAYGAIIGGALGNILDRLRYRAVTDFLDFYIGTAHWPAFNMADVFVVGGVMLLLIAPWVGARLQTDS; from the coding sequence ATGAGAACTTGCCTCTTCGTCGGTCTGCTTGCTGCGCTGATCGCCTTTCTTGTCGATCAGGCAACGAAGGCAATCGTTGTGTCCAATGCGACTGTTCTTAGTTCCGGCGTATCGGTCTTTCCCGGCTTCAATCTCATCTACCTGCGCAATGACGGAGTGACCTTCGGGCTTCTCGGCGGCGCGCCGTGGTGGAGCCTTGTCTTACTGGCGCTTGGCATCTGCGTCTGGCTGGCGTTCATGCTGGTCCGTACCAGCAGCCGGGTCGAGGCCATTGCCTATGGTGCGATCATCGGCGGTGCACTCGGCAATATTCTGGACCGCCTGCGCTATCGTGCGGTGACGGATTTCCTCGATTTCTACATCGGGACGGCGCACTGGCCTGCCTTCAACATGGCCGATGTTTTTGTGGTTGGCGGCGTGATGCTGCTGCTCATTGCGCCGTGGGTTGGCGCTCGACTTCAGACCGATTCATGA
- the lnt gene encoding apolipoprotein N-acyltransferase, with the protein MKPGLPQFVSEDLNLFQRMGLALAAGGLTVLTLPPFSWLIAVPVAFSVLFIVLRNISTSRAFLVGWAFGLGQFGIGISWIAESFYVDAERFGALAIPAVAGLSAGLAIFPGMAAMLFAAIMQRRAVGGIAAGLLFATCWVATEWLRGHVLTGFPWNLAAYALVDYAALRQPAAWVGSYGLGFLTVFIGILPGVLTVAAPKRRAPVLVLFAVAVAGFWVGGALRSGQDVPPTDVALRIVQGNVPQVEKWVPGSRQRTLEKYLGLSAQPGRFDLLLWPETAFPGFLDEDAAARARISAALPDGRILLTGAPDRVEGDGGTRYFNTVQAYDGSGEVLTGYAKHHLVPFGEYVPLKGWLPIERLTEGLGDFTPGPGPRTLAIPGAPLVAVAICYEIIFPGHVVDDLFRPDWIFNATNDAWFGTSIGPEQHLASARMRAVEEGLPVVRAANTGISAIIDANGNVVARLDTGETGTIDAGLPGARTPTPYARFGDWTLLVLVFGCWVFGWLASLLGRDPDARHFGTEVS; encoded by the coding sequence ATGAAGCCGGGATTGCCGCAGTTCGTTAGTGAGGACCTGAACCTGTTCCAGCGCATGGGTCTTGCCCTTGCTGCCGGCGGATTGACGGTTTTGACTCTTCCGCCGTTTTCTTGGCTCATCGCGGTCCCTGTCGCCTTCTCCGTGCTCTTTATCGTTCTCCGGAACATCTCAACCTCGCGCGCTTTCCTTGTCGGTTGGGCTTTCGGACTGGGCCAATTCGGGATTGGAATTTCCTGGATCGCCGAGAGCTTTTACGTCGATGCCGAACGTTTCGGCGCACTGGCGATTCCGGCGGTCGCGGGTCTGTCCGCCGGACTTGCCATCTTCCCGGGCATGGCGGCGATGCTTTTTGCCGCCATCATGCAGCGCCGAGCTGTCGGCGGCATTGCGGCGGGCCTGCTGTTTGCAACCTGCTGGGTGGCCACGGAATGGCTGCGGGGTCATGTCCTGACAGGGTTTCCCTGGAACCTTGCCGCTTATGCCCTTGTCGACTATGCCGCCCTGCGCCAACCCGCCGCCTGGGTCGGAAGCTACGGTTTGGGCTTTCTCACGGTCTTCATCGGCATATTGCCAGGTGTGTTGACTGTGGCGGCGCCAAAGAGACGCGCGCCTGTTCTCGTGCTCTTCGCCGTTGCTGTGGCGGGTTTCTGGGTTGGCGGTGCGCTTCGGTCAGGGCAGGACGTGCCGCCGACAGACGTTGCTTTGCGCATCGTCCAAGGCAATGTGCCACAAGTCGAGAAGTGGGTACCGGGCAGCCGCCAGCGAACCTTGGAAAAATACCTGGGCTTGTCCGCGCAACCCGGACGTTTCGATTTGCTGCTTTGGCCGGAAACGGCCTTCCCCGGCTTTCTGGACGAAGATGCTGCGGCACGCGCGCGGATATCTGCAGCTTTGCCAGACGGCAGGATCCTACTGACAGGTGCGCCTGACCGAGTGGAGGGCGATGGGGGAACCAGATATTTCAACACGGTTCAGGCCTATGACGGCAGCGGCGAGGTTCTGACGGGGTATGCAAAACATCATCTTGTTCCGTTCGGGGAATATGTGCCCCTGAAAGGCTGGCTGCCCATCGAGCGGCTGACCGAAGGGTTGGGCGATTTCACGCCGGGACCAGGGCCGCGCACGCTGGCGATCCCTGGCGCGCCTCTGGTCGCGGTGGCGATCTGTTACGAGATCATCTTTCCGGGCCACGTGGTCGATGACCTTTTCCGCCCCGACTGGATATTCAACGCCACAAATGATGCCTGGTTCGGAACCAGCATCGGACCCGAGCAGCACCTCGCCTCCGCGCGGATGCGCGCGGTCGAGGAGGGACTTCCCGTGGTCCGGGCGGCCAACACTGGGATATCCGCGATCATCGACGCCAATGGAAATGTCGTCGCGCGTCTTGATACCGGGGAAACAGGCACCATTGATGCCGGCCTGCCGGGCGCGCGTACTCCAACGCCCTATGCGCGGTTCGGCGACTGGACCTTGTTGGTTCTTGTTTTTGGGTGCTGGGTCTTCGGCTGGCTGGCCAGTTTGCTCGGACGAGATCCCGATGCGCGGCATTTTGGAACGGAGGTATCCTGA
- the mntR gene encoding manganese-binding transcriptional regulator MntR, giving the protein MTKLQSQGREPFEAVDRAPEAQADGFATVRQAHESEMAEDYVELIAELIETRGEARPVEIAERLGVKPPTVTKNISRLKAAGLVRREPYRAIFLTDAGQDLAEICRRRHRVVVAFLLSLGIDEETAERDAEGIEHHVSGTTLEAFERRLNQK; this is encoded by the coding sequence ATGACAAAGCTACAATCACAAGGGCGTGAGCCATTCGAAGCGGTCGACCGGGCTCCCGAGGCGCAGGCCGATGGCTTTGCGACCGTGCGTCAGGCACATGAAAGCGAGATGGCGGAGGATTACGTCGAACTGATCGCGGAACTGATCGAGACGCGCGGGGAGGCCAGACCGGTCGAGATCGCCGAGCGGCTTGGCGTGAAGCCGCCGACCGTGACCAAGAACATCTCGCGGCTCAAGGCTGCTGGTCTGGTCCGGCGGGAGCCATACCGCGCGATATTCCTCACCGATGCCGGGCAGGACCTCGCGGAGATCTGTCGACGCCGCCACAGGGTCGTCGTCGCCTTTCTTCTGAGCCTGGGAATCGACGAAGAGACCGCGGAACGCGATGCGGAAGGGATCGAGCATCACGTCAGCGGGACGACATTGGAGGCGTTCGAGCGACGGCTCAATCAGAAATGA
- a CDS encoding cation-translocating P-type ATPase, which translates to MSSDGNRNDHGHPGDQEHSDPRGNSCCDASKDVASTAPAPSGGRSFQVSGLDCAEEVAILNRVVGPKVGGTEHLAFDVINGRMTILDSAERIPDDEVTQLVATTGMSAKPWDADNAAEDQAAHLARQKRFTSLSGGFWAAGFLFHIVETGMGGALGLFAGHGEVPMPMVEAGIFAVAILFGVWLVAPKAWSSARRLSPDMNLLMVVAVAGAIGLGEFFEAATVAFFFSLSLYLESWSVGRARNAVSALLDLAPPTARVLYDDGSESDVPAAAVAVNARFIVRGGDRIPLDGEVVDGAGAVDQAPITGESALVPKEPGDEVYAGTINGEGTLTVRATKAASDTVLAKIIRMVGDAHARRAPVEQWVAKFARIYTPIVMALAIAIALVPPLLLGGAWDYWFYNALVLLVIACPCALVISTPVSIVAALTASARAGVLIKGGAYVEAPGRTTALAMDKTGTITMGEPEVAAVHPLVGVSARDLMALAASLEARSSHPLARAILSRAEADGVSVSAAEDTRTVPGRGLEGRADGRAIWLGSDRFAEEKGFGNAIPADLRDRIEGAGSTLVAVGDETGVTGVLELRDRIRPDAKGIVARLHAQGVKTIVMLTGDNERTARAVAAEVGIDEVRAELLPEDKVTAIEELVESHDMVAMIGDGVNDAPAMARAHYAIAMGAVGSDAAIETADIALMTDDIGKVPWLIGHSRRAMTIIHQNIGISLATKALFVGLTAFGMASMWGAIAADVGVSLLVVANALRLLNGHQVEAGPSGGEPVGEQMAKGALAHGH; encoded by the coding sequence ATGTCTTCCGACGGCAACCGCAACGATCACGGCCATCCGGGTGATCAAGAGCATTCTGACCCAAGAGGCAACTCCTGTTGCGACGCCAGCAAGGACGTCGCGTCCACGGCGCCAGCGCCGTCTGGCGGAAGGAGCTTTCAGGTCTCCGGGCTCGATTGCGCCGAAGAGGTGGCGATCCTGAACCGGGTTGTCGGGCCGAAAGTGGGCGGAACCGAACACCTGGCATTCGACGTGATCAACGGGCGAATGACCATCCTCGATAGCGCCGAGAGGATACCAGACGACGAAGTCACGCAGTTGGTCGCAACGACCGGCATGAGCGCCAAGCCATGGGATGCCGACAACGCAGCAGAGGACCAGGCGGCGCATCTGGCACGTCAGAAGCGCTTTACCTCGTTGAGCGGCGGCTTCTGGGCGGCGGGATTCCTTTTTCACATTGTCGAGACCGGCATGGGCGGCGCGCTCGGGCTCTTTGCGGGCCATGGCGAGGTGCCTATGCCTATGGTGGAAGCAGGGATCTTCGCCGTCGCGATTCTTTTTGGCGTCTGGCTTGTCGCGCCCAAGGCCTGGTCTTCGGCGCGGAGGCTTAGCCCCGACATGAACCTGCTCATGGTGGTGGCCGTCGCGGGCGCCATCGGCCTCGGCGAGTTTTTTGAGGCCGCGACGGTCGCCTTCTTCTTCTCGCTTTCGCTTTATCTTGAGAGCTGGAGCGTGGGGCGGGCGCGTAATGCGGTTTCCGCGCTCCTCGATCTGGCGCCGCCAACGGCGCGGGTTCTTTACGACGACGGATCTGAATCCGACGTTCCGGCCGCGGCCGTGGCAGTCAATGCAAGGTTTATCGTGCGCGGCGGCGACCGGATCCCCCTCGACGGTGAGGTCGTGGACGGGGCAGGGGCCGTCGATCAGGCCCCAATTACTGGGGAAAGCGCGCTAGTGCCCAAGGAACCAGGCGACGAGGTCTATGCCGGCACGATCAACGGCGAGGGCACACTGACGGTGCGGGCGACGAAGGCCGCCTCGGACACGGTGCTCGCGAAAATCATTCGCATGGTGGGCGATGCCCATGCCCGCCGCGCGCCGGTCGAACAGTGGGTGGCCAAGTTCGCGCGCATCTACACACCCATCGTGATGGCTTTGGCGATCGCCATCGCGCTGGTGCCGCCACTGCTGCTCGGCGGCGCCTGGGACTACTGGTTCTACAATGCTCTGGTCCTTCTGGTCATCGCATGTCCTTGCGCGCTGGTCATTTCTACGCCGGTCTCCATCGTGGCAGCGCTGACCGCGTCGGCACGGGCGGGGGTGCTCATCAAGGGCGGCGCCTATGTCGAGGCGCCGGGGCGGACCACGGCACTGGCGATGGACAAGACCGGGACGATCACCATGGGCGAGCCTGAGGTGGCGGCGGTTCACCCACTGGTCGGCGTTTCCGCACGCGATCTCATGGCGCTGGCAGCAAGCCTGGAGGCGCGGTCTTCACACCCGCTGGCACGCGCCATCCTCTCGCGCGCCGAAGCCGATGGTGTTTCCGTGTCTGCCGCAGAGGACACCCGTACCGTGCCCGGGCGCGGTCTGGAAGGACGCGCCGACGGGCGCGCTATCTGGCTCGGCTCGGATCGCTTCGCCGAAGAGAAGGGGTTCGGCAATGCCATTCCGGCGGATCTGCGGGATCGGATCGAAGGGGCAGGGAGCACCCTCGTTGCCGTGGGTGACGAGACCGGCGTGACCGGCGTACTGGAGCTTCGCGACCGCATCCGCCCAGATGCAAAGGGGATCGTTGCGCGTCTGCATGCGCAGGGTGTGAAGACCATCGTGATGTTGACGGGCGACAACGAACGCACCGCGCGCGCGGTGGCAGCCGAAGTCGGCATCGACGAGGTGCGCGCCGAACTTTTGCCAGAAGACAAGGTGACGGCCATTGAGGAACTCGTCGAAAGCCACGACATGGTGGCGATGATCGGCGACGGTGTGAATGACGCACCGGCCATGGCGCGGGCGCATTATGCCATCGCCATGGGCGCTGTCGGATCGGATGCCGCGATCGAGACGGCCGACATCGCGCTGATGACCGACGACATCGGCAAGGTACCCTGGCTTATCGGCCATTCGCGCCGTGCCATGACGATCATCCACCAGAATATCGGCATATCGCTGGCGACCAAGGCGCTGTTCGTCGGGCTGACCGCGTTCGGTATGGCCTCAATGTGGGGCGCCATTGCTGCGGATGTAGGCGTGTCTCTGCTGGTGGTCGCCAACGCACTTCGGCTCCTGAACGGCCATCAGGTTGAGGCCGGGCCTTCAGGCGGAGAACCGGTGGGCGAGCAGATGGCGAAAGGAGCACTGGCGCACGGTCATTGA
- a CDS encoding L,D-transpeptidase yields the protein MLTRRHFIQTTTALFSASISSPLLADTWPTDAQKAAWDAQVTPPGYDPATSNPWGLHPRFLPQRVLAKDGLVPGDIHVDAVARYLYHIEEGGTAMRYGVAIARGKLYEPGTYTIKRKVRWPHWQPTQNMIDRDPELYADIADGMEPGPENALGSRALYLFVGDRDTYLRIHGTPYPRSIGGRASSGCVRMVMAHINDLYPNVEIGSTAFLYSAEDSVTPRS from the coding sequence ATGCTGACAAGACGACATTTCATCCAGACGACCACCGCGCTGTTTTCGGCATCGATATCCAGCCCGCTCCTTGCAGACACGTGGCCTACCGATGCGCAGAAGGCAGCTTGGGACGCACAGGTTACACCTCCCGGCTACGACCCGGCCACGTCCAACCCTTGGGGCCTTCACCCTCGCTTCCTGCCACAGCGGGTCCTCGCGAAGGACGGACTTGTACCCGGTGATATCCATGTCGATGCTGTTGCGCGCTATCTCTACCACATCGAAGAAGGCGGCACGGCGATGCGCTATGGCGTGGCGATCGCGCGCGGTAAACTTTACGAACCGGGCACCTATACGATCAAGCGCAAGGTCAGGTGGCCGCATTGGCAGCCGACACAAAACATGATCGACCGCGACCCAGAGCTCTACGCCGATATCGCTGACGGTATGGAACCCGGACCTGAAAACGCGCTCGGATCGCGAGCCCTCTATCTCTTCGTCGGCGACCGAGACACCTATCTAAGGATTCACGGGACACCGTATCCAAGAAGCATTGGCGGCCGTGCGAGTTCCGGCTGCGTCCGAATGGTCATGGCACACATCAATGATCTCTATCCCAACGTCGAGATTGGCTCGACGGCATTCCTGTACTCGGCGGAAGACAGCGTCACCCCGAGAAGTTGA
- a CDS encoding cytochrome C biogenesis protein CcdA, which translates to MARALTAALLAGTISFLSPCVLPLVPGYVSYVTGRTAAEGGVVGASPSRAVWLSLCFVLGFSTIFMGLGASATAMGQALLRWRYELNLVGGGIIIFFGLFMIGAARVSVMERDFRFNLNIPGGQPAASYVLGLAFGFGWTPCIGPILGAILTASAASATMGEGIMLLAVYSAGLGIPFLIVAGFTDQIAGRLRAIGRVGRRLHQLAGIVMILMGLAMMTGQLSALSYWMLDVFPVLGRIG; encoded by the coding sequence TTGGCGCGCGCCCTCACCGCCGCCCTCCTAGCCGGCACGATATCATTTCTGTCCCCCTGCGTGCTACCTCTTGTGCCAGGTTATGTCTCCTACGTAACCGGGCGCACAGCCGCTGAGGGCGGGGTGGTCGGCGCTTCGCCGTCGCGCGCGGTCTGGCTAAGCCTGTGTTTTGTCCTCGGCTTCTCCACCATCTTCATGGGACTTGGCGCATCCGCGACTGCAATGGGTCAGGCCCTGCTTCGGTGGCGGTATGAACTCAACCTCGTTGGGGGCGGCATCATCATTTTCTTCGGGCTCTTCATGATAGGAGCCGCGCGTGTTTCGGTCATGGAACGCGACTTCCGATTCAATCTCAACATCCCCGGGGGCCAACCCGCTGCGTCCTATGTCCTCGGTCTTGCCTTCGGTTTCGGCTGGACTCCGTGCATCGGCCCGATCCTCGGCGCGATCCTGACAGCCAGTGCGGCGAGTGCCACGATGGGCGAAGGTATCATGCTGCTTGCCGTCTATTCCGCCGGCCTTGGAATACCGTTTCTGATCGTGGCCGGATTCACCGACCAGATCGCGGGACGGTTGCGGGCCATCGGCCGGGTTGGCCGCCGCCTCCACCAGCTTGCGGGCATAGTGATGATCTTGATGGGGCTGGCGATGATGACAGGGCAGTTGAGCGCGCTGTCATACTGGATGCTCGACGTATTTCCGGTTCTGGGACGGATCGGATAG
- a CDS encoding APC family permease — MQSEKETYRENSISLGGAVAMGTGVMIGAGIFALTGQIAQLAGPLFPLAFIAGAVVTSFSAYSYIRMSNKWPSSGGIAMILQKCYGPGAIAGGAALLMALSMVIAESLVARTFATYVLRPFDIEGGPLVPALAVAVIVFAFLVNMAGNRSVGLFSLIMAAIKIGGIALFGIAALWSSGFAFAAASETSQSYGLTGFIASTALAILAFKGFTTITNSGAEITEPNRNVGRAIMFSIGICVVVYLLVAYGVGSSLTIEEIISARDYSLAQAAQPALGQTGFILTVILAAVATASGVLASVFAVSRMLAMLTDMEMIPHSHFGMPGPIQRHTLVYTVVIAATLAVLFDLGRIASLGAFFYLVMDMIIHWGVFRYRRADVGAFGIVLLTALALDAIVLAAFTVMKLQSDPMIVLYAAVGMIAVFAFERVYLSQWVAPQVAPAPAHAHGD; from the coding sequence ATGCAGAGCGAAAAAGAAACGTACCGCGAAAATTCCATCAGTCTGGGCGGAGCCGTTGCGATGGGGACAGGCGTGATGATCGGCGCTGGAATCTTTGCGTTGACGGGGCAAATCGCGCAGCTCGCCGGCCCGCTTTTCCCGCTTGCATTCATCGCCGGCGCGGTCGTCACAAGCTTCAGCGCCTACAGCTACATCAGGATGTCGAACAAATGGCCGTCCTCGGGTGGCATCGCCATGATCCTGCAGAAATGCTATGGCCCCGGAGCCATCGCGGGCGGGGCCGCACTGCTGATGGCGCTCAGCATGGTGATCGCGGAAAGCCTCGTCGCGCGAACCTTCGCCACCTATGTCCTGCGCCCTTTCGATATCGAAGGTGGCCCATTGGTCCCCGCTCTGGCTGTGGCCGTGATCGTTTTCGCCTTTTTGGTGAACATGGCCGGAAACCGCTCGGTCGGGCTGTTCTCGTTGATCATGGCCGCGATCAAGATCGGAGGCATAGCTCTGTTTGGCATCGCGGCCCTGTGGTCCAGTGGTTTTGCGTTCGCCGCGGCGTCCGAGACCTCACAATCCTACGGGCTCACGGGGTTCATCGCCTCTACGGCGCTGGCCATCCTTGCGTTCAAGGGATTCACCACGATCACCAACAGCGGAGCCGAGATCACTGAACCAAATCGCAATGTTGGCCGAGCGATCATGTTCTCTATCGGAATCTGCGTCGTCGTCTACCTGTTGGTCGCCTACGGGGTCGGTTCGAGTCTCACGATCGAGGAGATCATCTCAGCGCGTGACTATTCGCTGGCACAAGCGGCGCAGCCCGCCCTTGGACAAACCGGCTTCATACTCACGGTGATCCTGGCCGCTGTCGCAACGGCGTCCGGCGTTCTGGCCAGCGTCTTCGCGGTGTCGCGTATGCTGGCGATGCTGACCGACATGGAAATGATCCCGCACAGCCACTTCGGTATGCCAGGTCCCATCCAACGCCACACCCTGGTCTATACTGTCGTCATCGCCGCGACGTTGGCCGTGCTCTTTGATTTAGGCCGGATCGCATCCCTCGGTGCTTTCTTTTACCTCGTCATGGACATGATCATACATTGGGGCGTGTTCCGCTATCGTCGAGCAGACGTCGGCGCCTTCGGTATCGTGCTTTTGACTGCCCTGGCGCTCGATGCGATAGTACTGGCAGCTTTCACCGTGATGAAGCTTCAAAGCGACCCGATGATCGTTCTCTACGCCGCTGTCGGGATGATCGCTGTGTTCGCCTTCGAGCGCGTTTACTTGTCGCAATGGGTGGCACCGCAAGTCGCCCCCGCCCCCGCCCACGCCCACGGTGATTAG